A stretch of the Sylvia atricapilla isolate bSylAtr1 chromosome 28, bSylAtr1.pri, whole genome shotgun sequence genome encodes the following:
- the ADRA1A gene encoding alpha-1A adrenergic receptor, translated as MAFLPGNSSECSNCTHSVEPVNISKAILLGVILGGLIVFGVLGNILVILSVACHRHLQSVTHYYIINLAVADLLLTSTVLPFSATMEILGYWAFGRIFCNIWAAVDVLCCTASIMSLCIISIDRYIGVSYPLRYPSIVTERRGLLALLCVWALSLVISIGPLFGWKEPAPEDETICQITEEPGYVLFSALGSFYLPLIIILVMYCRVYVVAKRENKGLSSGLKTERSHSEEVTLRIHRKNAPGGSAPNPKSKHHFSVRLLKFSREKKAAKTLGIVVGCFVLCWLPFFVVMPLGSFFPAIKPPDTLFKITFWLGYLNSCINPIIYPCSSQEFKKAFQNVLKAQCLLRKQPTKKQTPSFNLNHPDACQSVEKGRGVVRIPVGSGETFYKISKSDGVCEWKIFSAKTAVPKDCTAAKAKSKGFLQECCCAGASGSLAHDNCKVPTIKIHSISLGESGEEV; from the exons ATGGCTTTCCTCCCTGGAAACTCCTCCGAGTGCTCCAACTGCACCCACTCCGTGGAGCCCGTGAACATTTCCAAGGCCATCTTACTGGGTGTTATCCTAGGGGGGCTGattgtttttggggttttgggtaATATCCTGGTCATCCTGTCCGTGGCCTGCCACAGACACCTCCAGAGCGTCACCCACTATTACATCATCAACCTGGCTGTAGCTGACCTCCTCCTGACTTCTACCGTCCTGCCCTTCTCAGCCACCATGGAGATTTTGGGCTACTGGGCCTTTGGGAGGATCTTCTGCAACATCTGGGCAGCCGTGGACGTGCTTTGCTGCACCGCTTCCATCATGAGCCTGTGCATCATCTCCATCGACCGCTACATCGGGGTGAGCTACCCTCTGAGGTACCCCAGCATCGTGACAGAGAGGAgggggctgctggccctgctgtgtgTCTGGGCACTGTCCCTGGTCATCTCCATCGGGCCGCTTTTTGGCTGGAAGGAGCCGGCTCCCGAGGATGAGACCATCTGCCAGATCACCGAGGAGCCCGGCTACGTGCTGTTCTCTGCGCTGGGCTCCTTCTACCTGCCCCTCATCATCATCCTGGTGATGTACTGCCGGGTCTACGTGGTGGCCAAAAGGGAGAACAAAGGGCTGAGCTCGGGGCTGAAGACAGAGAGATCCCACTCCGAGGAGGTGACGCTCCGCATCCACCGCAAGAACGCGCCCGGCGGCTCCGCGCCCAACCCCAAGAGCAAGCACCACTTCTCCGTGCGCCTGCTCAAGTtctccagggaaaagaaagctgCCAAGACCCTGGGGATAGTCGTAGGATGCTTCGTTCTCTGCTGGCTCCCGTTTTTTGTAGTCATGCCTCTTG gttctttctttcctgcaatCAAACCCCCGGACAcgctttttaaaataacattttggcTGGGATATTTAAACAGCTGCATCAACCCCATCATCTATCCATGCTCAAGTCAAGAGTTCAAGAAGGCGTTCCAGAACGTCCTGAAAGCTCAGTGCCTCCTGAGGAAGCAGCCGACCAAGAAGCAAACCCCCAGCTTCAACCTCAACCATCCAGATGCTTGCCAGAGCGTGGAGAAGGGCAGAGGGGTGGTCAGGATCCCCGTGGGGTCGGGGGAAACCTTCTACAAGATCTCCAAGTCGGACGGCGTCTGCGAGTGGAAGATCTTCTCGGCCAAAACCGCCGTCCCCAAAGACTGCACGGCCGCCAAGGCCAAGAGCAAAGGGTTcctgcaggaatgctgctgtgcaGGCGCCTCGGGCAGCCTGGCCCACGACAACTGCAAGGTGCCCACCATCAAAATCCACTCCATCTCCCTGGGGGAGAGCGGGGAGGAGGTGTGA